CAGCCGTACATAAACGAGGTAATGGCGATCCGCGTGGGCGCCAGGCCCATGGCCTTATCGAGGCCGTGTACGGGGAAGGGGCAATACACCTCCTCAATGTGGTGCCTGGCGGCCTTAACCTTCTTCACGGCGTGCATCAGCACGTCGTCGTCATCGTAGTATGCCTGTATAACCTTGGATGCCATTGCTGTTATTGTTTTTCATTTAAAAGTTTCGCCTGCCCGGCCCAGTCGTCGCGCTGGGCGCGTCCCGGGAAGGAACCGGTAATCGAATCCAGCAGGTCGTATTCCCGCTGGGTCATCCGGCTCACCTGGGCGAAGGTGTATATTCCGATCTGGTTCAGTTTTTCTTCCATCTGCGGTCCGATACCCTTGATCCGTTTCAAATTGTCCGGGGTTTGGGTAACCGGGTCGAAGGCTCCTACCGCATCCAGCAGGCTGCTCACCTGGGCAGGATCATCGCCCGCAGGGGGCGGAGTGGTTGCCTGTGCAGCCGGCGGAACCTGGTCGGCCGTACGGGGAACTGCTGTGCGGATCTCGTACAGCGGCTTCCCGGCATCCCGCAATTTCTTATAGCGCTCCCCGGAGGATTTCAAAATAGACTTCACCTCGGCCTGGGCGATAACCGGGAAGGTCCTCGCGTAGAGCAGGAACAGGACGAAGAAGAAACCGATGGTGCCGATGAAAATTCCAATATCCACAAAGGTCGGCGAGAACATCGTCCAGGAAGACGGCAGGTAGTCCCGGTGCAGGGAGGTTACGATGATCACGAAACGCTCAAACCACATCCCGATGTTCACCACAATTGAAATGATGAAGGAAACCAGGATACTCGTGCGGATTTTCTTGAACCACATTACCTGGGGAGAGACCACGTTACAGGTCATCATCAGGGTGTAGGCCCACCAGTAGGGCCCGGTGGCCCGGTTCAGGAATGCGTACTGCTCGTACTCCACGCCCGAATACCAGGCGATGAACAGCTCGGTGATATAGGCGCAGCCCACGATGGAACCGGTGATCATGATGATGATATTCATCAACTCGATGTGCTGTACGGTGATATACGCTTCCAGGTTGCAGACCTTCCGCATGATGATCAGCAGGGTCTGTACCATTGCGAAGCCGGAGAAAATGGCCCCCGCCACAAAGTAAGGCGGGAAGATGGTGGTGTGCCATCCCGGGATTACCGAGGTGGCAAAGTCAAAGGATACGATGGTGTGTACGGAGAGTACCAGAGGCGTGGCCAGACCGGCCAGTACCAGGGATACCTCCTCAAAGCGCTGCCAGTCCTTGGCGCGCCCGCTCCAGCCGAAACTCACCAGGCTGTAGATCTTTTTCTGGAAGGGCTTTACGGCCCGGTCGCGGATCATCGCAAAATCCGGTAACAGTCCGGTCCACCAGAAGACCAGGGAAACGGACAGATAGGTGGAGATCGCAAACACGTCCCAGAGCAGGGGCGAGTTGAAATTCACCCAAAGCGACCCAAACTGGTTCGGGATGGGCACCACCCAGTAGGCCAGCCAGGGACGGCCCATGTGAATGATCGGGAAGAGTCCCGCCTGGACCACGGAAAATATCGTCATCGCCTCCGCAGAGCGGTTAATGGCCATACGCCATTTCTGGCGGAAGAGCAGCAATACAGCCGAGATAAGCGTTCCGGCGTGGCCGATACCCACCCACCAGACAAAGTTGGTGATGTCCCAGGCCCAGTTTACCGTGCGGTTCAGGCCCCATGTACCGATACCGGTAGAAATCGTATAGATGATACACCCGATCCCCCACAGAAATGCAGCCAGCGCAATGGTAAATACAATCCACCACTGCTTGTTGGCCCTCCCCTCCACCGGGGCAGCGATATCCACGGAAACATCGTGGTATCCCTTATCACCCAGTACCAGGGGCTTGCGTATCGGTGCTTCGTAATGCGACGCCATAGAATCTTATTTACGTTTCTTAAATTTTATGCTTCGTTGGTATTACGGACTTTGACCTGGTAAAATACATTGGGCCGGGTTCCCACATGCTCGAGCAGGTGGTACATCCGGTCGTCGGCGGCCAGTTTGGACACTTCGCTTTCCGCGTCGTTGATGTCGCCAAAGACGATGGCCCCGCTGCTGCAGGCATTCGAACAGGCGGTCTGGAATTCCTCGTCGGTAACGGGGCGTCCCTCGCGCTTGGCGTCCAGGATGGATTTCTGGGTCATCTGGATACACCAGGAGCACTTCTCCATCACCCCGCGGGAACGCACGTTCACATCCGGGTTCAGGACCATCTTGCCCAGGTCGTTATTCATGTGGTAGTCGAATTCCTCGTTATCGCTGTAGAGGAACCAGTTGAAACGG
This genomic window from Robiginitalea biformata HTCC2501 contains:
- the nrfD gene encoding NrfD/PsrC family molybdoenzyme membrane anchor subunit; this translates as MASHYEAPIRKPLVLGDKGYHDVSVDIAAPVEGRANKQWWIVFTIALAAFLWGIGCIIYTISTGIGTWGLNRTVNWAWDITNFVWWVGIGHAGTLISAVLLLFRQKWRMAINRSAEAMTIFSVVQAGLFPIIHMGRPWLAYWVVPIPNQFGSLWVNFNSPLLWDVFAISTYLSVSLVFWWTGLLPDFAMIRDRAVKPFQKKIYSLVSFGWSGRAKDWQRFEEVSLVLAGLATPLVLSVHTIVSFDFATSVIPGWHTTIFPPYFVAGAIFSGFAMVQTLLIIMRKVCNLEAYITVQHIELMNIIIMITGSIVGCAYITELFIAWYSGVEYEQYAFLNRATGPYWWAYTLMMTCNVVSPQVMWFKKIRTSILVSFIISIVVNIGMWFERFVIIVTSLHRDYLPSSWTMFSPTFVDIGIFIGTIGFFFVLFLLYARTFPVIAQAEVKSILKSSGERYKKLRDAGKPLYEIRTAVPRTADQVPPAAQATTPPPAGDDPAQVSSLLDAVGAFDPVTQTPDNLKRIKGIGPQMEEKLNQIGIYTFAQVSRMTQREYDLLDSITGSFPGRAQRDDWAGQAKLLNEKQ